One Candidatus Neomarinimicrobiota bacterium genomic window carries:
- a CDS encoding FliM/FliN family flagellar motor switch protein — QFGSGDISSEGRDLMADHLLRVTCPIKANLGGTTITIQDFINLQAGDLLVLKEKPGEGNVVYVKDKPMFKGVVGRRDKYRAILITELVEEEESHAV; from the coding sequence CCAGTTCGGGTCAGGGGATATCAGTTCTGAAGGGCGTGATCTAATGGCAGATCACCTGCTGAGAGTTACCTGCCCGATTAAGGCAAACCTGGGGGGCACCACCATTACCATCCAGGATTTCATTAATCTACAGGCGGGAGATCTCCTGGTGTTGAAGGAGAAGCCTGGGGAGGGAAATGTCGTCTACGTGAAAGACAAGCCCATGTTCAAGGGCGTGGTTGGCAGGCGGGACAAATACCGCGCCATCCTCATAACCGAGTTAGTTGAAGAGGAAGAAAGCCATGCAGTATGA